In the genome of Fibrobacter sp. UWEL, the window CTGCTAGATCCTCGATCAAGTCGAGGATGACAAGCGGGGCGACAAACCGCGGGCTATCCCGCAAAATAAAAAAAGCCCACGGCACGCTCCCGCAAAACGCAGGCATGGCCGTGGACATTCAATGCGAATTAGTTGTCGCCGCAGCTGCAACCGTGCTTAACGCGGTCGTTCACTTCAGCAAGCTTTGCATTGTTGAAACGATCAACAGTACCAACCAGGTAACCGGTAATACGACGGATACGTTCGAAGGTCACGCCTTCACCATACTGGGACTTTTCTTTTTCGGACATTTGTCACTCCTTGACTGCTTTTCAGTCGTTTTATCTTTTTTCTTTTTTGTTCTCTTTTAAATCTTAGCGGATACCCAGGAAAGCAGGCATGCCGGGGAACTTCTTGCGAAGTTCTTCAATCTTCTGAGGATCGATTGCGTGGCCATCGCGACGACCGCAACGGGGGCAAACATCGTTAATCACGCCAACATAGCCGCAGACCGGGTCACGGTCAACCGGGTGGTTGATGGAGCCGTAGCCAATGCCGGACTTAGCCATGAAACGAACAATCTTTTCGAATGCGTCCAGGTTCTGAGTCGGGTCGCCGTCCATTTCGATGTAGCTGATATGACCAGCGTTAGTCAGTGCGTGGTACGGAGCTTCCAATTCGATCTTCTTGAAAGCGCTAATCTTGTAGTACACCGGAACGTGGAAGGAGTTGGTGTAGTAATCGCGGTCGGTAACGCCCGGGATAATACCGAACTTCTTCTTGTCCATACGGAGGAAGCGACCAGAGAGGCCTTCTGCCGGAGTAGCGAACAAGGTAATGTTGATGCCAAGACGCTTGGATTCGTTATCACAGAAATCACGCATATGCTGAATAATTTCCAGACCCAGACGCTGAGAGGTTTCAGATTCGCCGTGATGCTTACCGGTGAGAGCCACCAGAGTTTCAGCAAGGCCGATGAAACCGATAGAAAGGGTACCGTCCTTCAGGACATCGCGAACTTCGTCGTTCCAGCCCAGCTTTTCAGAGCCAATCCAGATTCCCTGACCCATAAGGAAGGGGAAGTTCTTCACGCGCTTACGGCTCTGTACTTCCATACGTTCCATGAGCTGGTCGCGAACCAGGCCCAGCATGCGGTCCAGTTCCTTGTAGAACAAGTCAACGGACTTCATCTTGATAGCGATGCGAGGCAGGTTAATAGAGGTAAAGCTCAGGTTGCCACGGCCGAAGGTCACTTCGTGATCGGGGCGAGCGGAGTTACCAATCACGCGGGTACGGCAACCCATGTAAGCAATTTCGGTTTCGGGATGACCCGGCTTGTAGTAAGCCAGGTTATAAGGTGCATCCTGGAAGCTGAAGTTGGGGAACAGGCGCTTTGCGGAAACGCGGCAAGCCAGCTTGAACAAGTCATAGTTGGGGTCACCCGGATTCATGCTGATGCCTTCCTTCACGCGGAAGATCTGAATCGGGAAGATTGCGGTTTCACCACCACCCAAGCCTTCTTCGGTAGTGAGGAGCAGGTTGCGGATCACCATCTGGGCTTCAGGATCGGTGCACATACCATAGTTGATGCTGGAGAACGGAGTCTGAGCACCGGCGCGGCTGTGCATGGAGTTCAAATTGTGGACAAAAGCTTCCATTGCCTGGAAAGTAGCCTTGTCGGTTTCTTCGTAGGCCTGCTTTTCAGCGAACTTCTGAGCACCCATCACCACCTCGGTGGAGAAGGTCTTGGAAAGTTCGTGAGCTTCAGCCTGAACAAACTTTTCGTTGGGGACGAGAGTAGCAACCATGCCCATCTCAGCCATTTCAGCATGGAGCTTCTTGATCATGGGCTGCAGTTCTTCTTCTTCCTTACCGGTCAAGAGAATCAAAGCCTTCACCATGTTGGAGAGGTATGCCTTGCGGTAAGTGATACGAACGCCGTCGGCCATGGCATAGTCAAAGTTAGGAACAGCCTGACCACCATGCTGATCATTCTGGTTGGACTGGATAGCGATAGCGGCGAGAGCGGCATAGCTACGGATGTCCTTCGGTTCACGGAGATGGCCGTGACCGGTATTGAAGCCGTTCTTGAAAAGACGAATCAAGTCAATCTGGCAGCAGGTCATGGTGAGGGCGTAGAAATCCAGGTCATGAATATGGATATCACCTTCGGAATGAGCGCGGCTGTGTTCCGGCTTCAGCATCATCATGGTGTAGAAATGCTTTGCGGATTCGGAACCATACTTGAGCATGGTACCCATGGCGGTGTCGCCATCAATATTTGCGTTTTCACGCTTCAGGTCAGATTCCTTTGCGGAACTGAAAGTAATGTCGCGGAGAGTGTGCATGAGACGAGTGTTCACTTCACGAACACGGGTACGTTCTGCACGATACAGGATGTAGCTCTTGGCGGTGTCACCGTAACCGGCTTCGGTCAAGGCCTTTTCAACAGCATCCTGGATATCTTCAATTTCGGGCTTGGTCTTACCTTCTGCTTCCAGGCGGCCTACGGCGTAAGCAGCAACCTTAAGAGAAGTACTGGTCAGAACGTCTTCACCACCGAGGAGATCCAGCTGAGACTGAGAAGCCTTAATTTGTTCTTCAAGTTCACCAGAGGCACGAAAAGCCTTAACGATGGCGTCGGCAATCTTCTCGATGTTGAACGGCATTTCACGGCCGTCACGCTTCTTCACGGTAAAGAT includes:
- the nrdD gene encoding anaerobic ribonucleoside-triphosphate reductase; this translates as MSEKEKSQYGEGVTFERIRRITGYLVGTVDRFNNAKLAEVNDRVKHGCSCGDN
- a CDS encoding anaerobic ribonucleoside triphosphate reductase is translated as MIFTVKKRDGREMPFNIEKIADAIVKAFRASGELEEQIKASQSQLDLLGGEDVLTSTSLKVAAYAVGRLEAEGKTKPEIEDIQDAVEKALTEAGYGDTAKSYILYRAERTRVREVNTRLMHTLRDITFSSAKESDLKRENANIDGDTAMGTMLKYGSESAKHFYTMMMLKPEHSRAHSEGDIHIHDLDFYALTMTCCQIDLIRLFKNGFNTGHGHLREPKDIRSYAALAAIAIQSNQNDQHGGQAVPNFDYAMADGVRITYRKAYLSNMVKALILLTGKEEEELQPMIKKLHAEMAEMGMVATLVPNEKFVQAEAHELSKTFSTEVVMGAQKFAEKQAYEETDKATFQAMEAFVHNLNSMHSRAGAQTPFSSINYGMCTDPEAQMVIRNLLLTTEEGLGGGETAIFPIQIFRVKEGISMNPGDPNYDLFKLACRVSAKRLFPNFSFQDAPYNLAYYKPGHPETEIAYMGCRTRVIGNSARPDHEVTFGRGNLSFTSINLPRIAIKMKSVDLFYKELDRMLGLVRDQLMERMEVQSRKRVKNFPFLMGQGIWIGSEKLGWNDEVRDVLKDGTLSIGFIGLAETLVALTGKHHGESETSQRLGLEIIQHMRDFCDNESKRLGINITLFATPAEGLSGRFLRMDKKKFGIIPGVTDRDYYTNSFHVPVYYKISAFKKIELEAPYHALTNAGHISYIEMDGDPTQNLDAFEKIVRFMAKSGIGYGSINHPVDRDPVCGYVGVINDVCPRCGRRDGHAIDPQKIEELRKKFPGMPAFLGIR